The Sulfitobacter indolifex genome contains the following window.
GGCGCAAATACCTTGATGCCTATAACAACGTCGCCTCGGTCGGCCATTGCCACCCCCGCGTTGTCGAGGCGATCACACAGCAGTTGGGCGTGCTGAACACCCATACCCGCTATCTACATGAAAACGTTGTGGCTTATGCAGAACGGCTGCTGGCCACCATGCCCGACGCGCTTGGCCATGTGATGTTCACCTGCACCGGGTCAGAGGCGAATGACATCGCCCTGCGCATGGCCCGCAGCTATACCCGGCGCGAGGGCGTGATCGTCACCCGGCTTGCCTATCACGGGCTGACCGAGGCGGTGGCGGAACTGTCCCCTTCCTTGGGCGACTTCACCCCGCGCAGCCCGCGGATCCGGCTGATTGACGCGCCCGACACGCTGCGCATCCCGGCTGCAGAACAAGGCGCAAAACTCGCCGCTGATCTGGCCCAAGCGATTGCCGAAATGCGCGCCGATGGGATCGAGCCTGCAGCCTTCATCGTCGACACAGTCTTTTCCAGCGATGGGCTACACCCTGATCCGGCGGGATTCTTGCAACCGGCGGTCGAACTGATCCGCGCCGAAGGTGGGCTTTTCATCGCGGACGAGGTGCAAGCCGGTTTTGCCCGCACAGGGGATGCCTTCTGGGGATTTCAGCGGCATGGGTTGGTGCCCGATTTGGTCACCATGGGCAAACCGATGGGCAATGGCTTCCCTCTCTCCGGCACCGCGATGCGGCCGGAACTGGTGAAAGAATTTGGTGAGAAGGCCCGCTATTTCAACACCTTCGGTGGCAACCCGGTGGCCGCTGCGGCAGGCATGGCGGTGCTCGACGTAATCGCGGATGAGGGATTGCAGAACAATTCCGCAAAGGTCGGCGGGTTCCTGAAAGACGGATTGCAAGAGATCGCCACGCGCTATCCCGAGATCGGTCATGTACGCGGCGCGGGGCTGTTTCTAGCGGTCGAATGCGTCACCTCGCGCGAGACCAACGCGCCTGACGCTGCTCGGGCAAAGTTTGTCGTCAATCATCTGCGCGAGAATGGCGTTTTGATCAGCGCCACGGGACCGGGCGCGAATATCTTGAAAATCCGCCCGCCGCTTGTGTTGCAGCAGGCAGAGGCGCAAGTGTTTCTTGATGCGGTAGAGGTCGCCCTTGCCGCGGCTGGGGCCGAAGGCAGTTAGCGCCAAACTGCCTGCTCCCTCACCGCCTCTCGCGTAATTCCCGCTCTCGGGCATTGGTGAGCAATTCGGGGCCCATCTGCGGCAAGGAAGCCAAGCTGTTTGACAAGCGGTGGCCCGTTCATTCCCCTTCGGTTTAGCACGCGCCTACAACAGCAAGTGATTGACACGCCCAGCTGCAAACCGCACCACCTGTGTATGAGAGTTTGGTTCATCATTACCGCGCTGGTCTGGGCGCAGGCGGCATGGTCCGAGCCGCCGGACCGTCAGTGTTCCAGCACCAAGTGGGGGCAATCTCATTGTATCCGCAGCGCCCATTTCGTTTACGACACTTGCAATGCCATCGCTGTGTTCTCCGAACGCCACGGACTGAACACCGACTTTTTCGCGCGCCTGATCTGGCAGGAAAGCCGGTTTGATCCCAATGCACTAAGCCACGCGAATGCCCGTGGTATCGCACAGTTCATCCCGTCAACTGCCGCTCTGCGCGGTCTCAATGATCCCTATAACGCCGCTGATGCGCTGGAACATTCCGCGCAGTATCTGGCCGAAATGTCGCGCCGTTATGGCAACGAAGGGCTGGCTGCAATCGGCTACAACGGCGGCGAGCGTCGGGTCGAAGGCTTTTTGCAAGGGGGCGGCTTGGCTGGTGAGACAATCGCTTACGTCCCCATCATCACAGGGTCGGACGCCGAAATATGGCGCGATGCACCGCCAAAGAACCCAGACTTCCGCCTGTCCAAAACCGAAGACTTTCTGCCCGCCTGCTACGCCATGGGAAAGGGCCGCCGCCTGACCCCGCTCAAACTGCCGGAACCGCCGCTGAAATCTTGGGGCGTGCAGATCGCCTTCGGCAAATCAAAGACGCTGGCGCAGGCCGCCTATGCGCGGCGCGTGGCCCTATGCCCCTCTACCCTCGCGGGCGAGAGGGCTGATTACATCAAGGTCAAACACCGCGCCAGCGGACAAAAGGGTTTCGTTATGGCCCGTGTCGGGCGCAACAGCCGCACAGCGGCGGATAAGCTTTGCAAAACAGTGCGGGCTTCGGGCTGCCCATGCGCCGTCTACGCCAATAATTAGAAATGCCCGCAGTTTGCGCTGTGCGCTGACTGGACGACGCCACGCTTTGATGCCGGGCATGCAGATGTAGAGATCAGGGGGCACGCCGCCCTTTGAAGCCTTTAGGACCTCCGGCGAAATCGGCTTCGATCAGCGGCATCGCGGGCAGCACCCCGTCGATGGCCAAGGCGGTCATCACCGTCAGCGCGACATATAGGGCAAAGCGCTCAGTCCTGTGCAACGGTTGGTCCCAAAATCGTTCTTTTTATGGTCGCAGTTTCAGCATAGCGGCTTTGGGGCGAGGCTGCAGCATCCGTTTTTGTTGGCTTTGGATCATACGTCGGCTGGTACATCTGCAGGCTCAGCAGCGTATGATGTGGCAAGCGCTTAGTCTGCGGTACTTTTCGCATCTCCAGTCCTTAATCCATATGCGATGATCCGCGCGTCAGAACCTTCCGTCGCCACACACGCATCTCATTTGAAGGCAGGCATTCCGCACCAAGACGGCTGGGTGGTTCGATAAAGCGTCTTCGGCTTCTTGCGGATAAATGTTTACGCCACCGGAGATAATCATGAATGATTTTCTGTCGGTTAGATAAAGATAGCCCTGAGTCTCGACCCTGCCGATGTCTCCCAAGGTCGTCCAGCCTTTCTGCCACTGAGCGCAATATCCCGGCGAGGGTGGAATTGTATTTGAAGATTGGGCACGCGCAATTTGAGGTTGGGTTAAACGGGTCCCAGATTGCCCGGGGTTTCTGGATCAGCCGAGACCGTGCCGCCGACATGTTGGCGTGCTCGGACCCCACCGAACTGCACCTATCTCGGGTTTCCGTGCTCGATCTTTACACGATTTGGTTGACTATTGGATGATCAGCTTACCTTCTGCACTGTCTGCTCAACTGCGTTCATTGCAACCAAAGATTGAACAGATACAGACCATAGCAGTCGCAGAACGTTCCCCTAAGAGGGTAGCGGGCACCCGCGCGACCGAGTAGCGTAGCGCTTAGAAAAGAACGGTGAAGACTATATGGCACTAGCAGAAACAGCAGGGTTGGCCCCCGTCTTGGCATTTGCGCTTGTGGGCGCTCTGGGTGTGGGGAGCCAATGGCTGGCGTGGCGGCTGCGGATGCCATCGATCGTGCTGATGTTGCTTGCCGGGCTGATTGTTGGCCCGGTGTTGGGCATTCTCAACCCGGCGGAACAATTCGGGGATATGTTGGGGCCGGTGATTGCCATTGCGGTGGCCATCATCCTTTTCGAAGGCGGGATTACCCTGAATTTCCACACGCTGCGCGACGCTGCGACCGGCGTCAAACGGCTGGTGGTGTTAGGGGCGCCGCTGGGCTGGCTCGCCTCCGCCTTGACGCTGCACTTCGTCGCCGGGTTAAGTTGGGCCACGTCAGCCGTGTTTGGCGGGATCATGATCGTCACCGGCCCAACGGTCATCGCGCCCTTGTTGCGACAAGCCAAATTACAAAAACGCCCCGCTGCCCTGCTGCAATGGGAGGCTATCGTCAACGATCCGGTTGGCGCATTAGCGGCCGTGCTGGCGTTCCAAGTGGTAATGGTGCTTGAAACCGCCAGTTCCGCGGGCGGGGCGGCGCAGGAATTGGCCATTGGCATTGCTGTGGCAACGCTGCTTGGCATTGCGGGCGGCTGGGGCATCGCCCGCGCCTTCCGTCTGGCCTATGTGCCTGAATATATGAAGGTTCCGGTGCTTTTCGTCGTCCTGCTCGCGGTCTTTGCCCTGGCGGACTTCGTGTTGCACGAATCTGGTCTGCTCGCGGTCACGATTATGGGCATTTGGATCGCCAATGCCCACCTGCCCAGCTACACAGAGTTGCGGCGTTTCAAGGAACAGGCGACTGTCCTGCTCGTCTCGGGTGTCTTCATCCTTCTGGCCGCCAATATGAGTTGGGCCGCGCTGCGGTCGTTGGATATGACCGCTCTTCTATTTGTGCTTGCGGTAATTTTGATCGCCCGGCCTTTGCCGGTGCTTATCGCCTTAGCATTTTCTGACGTGCCGTGGCGCGAGCGCCTTTTGGTCGCGTTTACCGGCCCCCGCGGGGTGGTGTTGGTTGCGGTCGCGGGGCTGTTCGGCGAACGGCTGGTCGAGATCGGCATCACCGATGCTGCCAGCATTGCCCCCCTCGCCTTTGCGCTTGTTGCGGCCACGGTCGTTCTGCACGGTTTTACACTGACACCTTTGGCCCGGCTGCTTGGGCTTACCGCGTCCGCAAGTCCGGGCGTTATCATCTTGGGCGGATCGCGCTGGTCTGTCGCCTTGGCCGAAGCGCTCAAGAAAATGGATTTGCAGGTGATCATTGCTGATCCAAACCATGCCCATCTGCGCAGTGCGCGAGATGCCGGAGTGCAGACGTACTTTGGCGATATTCTGTCTAAAGAAGCCGAAGAACGGCTCGACCTGGTGGCCTATGACAAGATCATCTGTGCCACCGACAACGACGCCTATAACACACTCGTCGCCACTGATTTGGCACCAGAATTCGGTCGGGAGAACGTGTTTCAGTTAAAACGTGTTCGAGAGTCCAGCGCGCGCCACGCCTTGCCAGCCACATTGGGCGGTCAAGCGATTGGCGGCGACAAGACCTATTTCGAAGCCAATGCGCTTATTTCCGATGGATGGGAATTTCGTGTGACCGGATTATCGGAAGAGTTCACCCTAGAACAATGGCGCGTGAAGAACCCCGAAGCGATCCCAATTGCCGAGCTTGAAAAAGGCGGCGAACCACGTTTCTTACGGCCGGACTCCGCGCCGAGAAACACCACTGATGTGGAGCTTCTATCCCTATCGCCACCCAAGCCGGTGCAGCGTGACAGCTGACCCGACGCTTTATATAAGAGCGTTATCAGAACGTTTCGTAGACGCGCACCCATCTCAGCCAACACTTCCCCCCCCCGCCCTATGACATCACGTCGCAGATCGCCGCGCGCACTGGCGTTGCAGCATCCGCGGCGATATCACCCCTCTATGACCGTCGCTTCGCGCATATCTTCGCTGTGGGTTTCTATGACCCTATTGCTGGTTCTGGCCCTTGCCAGCCTGCCTTTCGCGCACCGCGCGACCGCGCAGACACAACAAGACCCGGCATTCATCGCCTTTATCCAAGCTGGCGGCACGCTGAGTGACCTTTGCGATGGCCCGCTCGACGGTCAAAGCCATGCCGCATTAGATTGCGAAACCTGCCGGATCGTCAATGCGTTGATCCTGCCCGCGCGGGCAGATGTTTTGCTGCCCTCAGAGCAGGCAGGCTTTGCAGCGCCGCAGGCTGTGCGCCCGCGTTGGATTCCGCGCAGCCCAGCCGGAGCGCCCCCACCCCTTCGGGGTCCGCCGATGATCTGATCTGTCGCCCTCACAAGCACTTAATCAGACATTGGAAACTCACATGAAAACTTTCTACACCGCAGTTTTGGCTGCTCTCCTCGCGCTGCCCGCCGCCGCGCATGAATATACCGCAGGGGACATTGTCGTCGATCACCCGATGGCATTTGAAACCCCAAAAACCGCCCGCGTCGGTGGCGGCTACTTGACGATTACCAATGGCGGAGACACCGCCGACCGTCTGGTCAGCATCACCGCCGAAGGCTTTGACGAAGTGTCGATCCATGAGACCACAACCGACGACATGGGCGTGGCGCGCATGTCGCATGTTGATGGCGTCGAACTGCTCGCGGGTGAGACGGTTACGCTGGTGCCCGGCGGGCTCCACATCATGTTTATGGGCCTTGACGGTGATCCGTTTGAGGTCGGTGAGAAAATCCCTGCGACCCTGACCTTTGAGAAGGCTGGCACGCTCGACGTTACCTTCAACGTTGAAAGCCGCCGGGGCCATAATGCGGATGAGATGGAACACTCAAACCATGAGATGAACCACTAAGTCCGTCGATCCTAATGAGGTGCCGCAAGGCGTGGATCGGCCCGCTTCAGCGCCTCTGCCTCTCGGGCAGTGGCGCTGTTGTCGGTGGCGCTCGCGGCCCATACGCGGGGCGAGCAGACCATGACTCCACGTGTTTGTTCGGGCTTTTATAGAGCGCCTAATGGCGCAGGTCGTGGCGGTGCTTTGGTGTCCCTGCGGGCGGGCGCTGGCCCGCGTGCTAGACCCGCCAGCTCAACACCCGCCGCTCAATCGCGGCAACGACCGAAGACACCGCGACGCCGAGCAGCGACAGGATCACCACACCCGCAAACAAACGCTCCAGATCATAAAGGCTCCCGGCCTGCAGGATATACGCCCCGATGCCATATTCCGCGCCCAGCATCTCTGCCGCGACCAGCAGAATGATTGCAATCGTCAGCGAAATCCGCAGCCCCGAAAGGATCCCCGGCATCGCGCCGGGCACCACGATCTTCGACACGATCGACCACCAGCCAAGGCCAAAGCTTTGCCCCATACGGATCAGCACCCGGTCCACATTGTCGACCGCCGCATAGGTGGCGACCACCGTGGGCGTGAAAGTGCCAAAGGCGATGAGGGCATATTTGCTCATTTCATCAATGCCAAACCAGATGACAAACAGCGGCAGCAGCGCGATCTTGGGAATGGGAAAGATTGCCGCCACCAAGGGCACCAGCCCCGCGCGGGCCAAGGAAAACAGCCCGATCAGCACGCCGATCCCGATCCCCAACGAAGCACCGATCAGCGCGCCTATGGCCAAACGAGACAGCGAGGGGCCGAGATGTTTGAACAGCATCCCTGACTGGTAAAGCTCCTGAAACGTCAGCAACACATCGCTGGGCCGGGGCAGTGTCAGGGCCGAGATAAAGTCACTACGCGTGCCCCATTCTGCCAGCAGGATCAGCACGACAAAAACCGCAAGCCCTACGCCGCGCCGCGTGCCGGGCTGGAAACCACCGCCGCGAAACGTGACTTCGCGGGCGTTTGCATCTGTCATCTCAACCATCAATCAACTCCGCATCCGCCGCCGCGGCCTCATCGCGCATCAGCCCCCAAAGGTGCTGTTGCTGTGCCTCCAACACCGGGTCGCCATGGCGGCGCTCGGCCAGAGGCATGTCTAACTCCACCACTTCGCGAATCTCTCCCGGACGGCGCGAGAGCACGACGATCTTATGCCCCAGCCGCACCGCTTCGGCGAGGTTGTGGGTCACATAAACCGCCGTGAAAGGCTGCCGCGTCCAGAGTGCCACGAGGTCATCCATCAAGAGCTCGCGGGTCTGACTGTCGAGCGCGCTCAACGGCTCGTCCATCAGCATCACCGCCGGGTTGACCGCCAGTGCACGGGCAATCGCCACACGCTGCTTCATCCCGCCCGAGAGTTGCTTGGGCAGGGCATCGGCAAAATCGGTGAGCTTGGTCCGCGCCAGCACGTCGGCGATGATCGCCTCGCGCTGCGCCTTGCCCAGCCCATGATCCTCTAGCACCAGCGCCACATTGCCGCGCACCGTGCGCCACGGCAGCAGGGCAAAATCCTGAAAGATGTAAGTGAGCGGGTTCAGACAGCCCTCAGGCGCATCGCCCATTTGCAGCACGCGGCCTTCGCTGGGCCGTTCCAACCCGCCGAGCATGCGCAGTAGGGTGGATTTGCCACAGCCCGAGGGACCGACGATGCAAACGATCTGACCAGAGGGAATGTCGAGCGTGATGTCACGCAGCACTTGGCTGTCGCCATAGTAATGGCTGACGGAGGAAAGCTTGAGGTCCATGCCGCCCTTTTCCGGCAAAATCGCCCCACGCGCAATGTGCGATCCGCGCGCCGGGGCAGTCGCCCTCCGCCAGTGGCGCGCTTAAGGCTGCTCACCCTCTTTACTGCTTAGCCCATCCACCGCGATTCCGGCGGTAAAGCCATGCACCAAGGTCGAGACGAGGATCGCAAACCCCACCATTGCCCAAAGCGGCTCTTCATCCAGAAACTCCACCTTCCCCGCCGCATAGGCCAGATAGTAGATCGAACCGATCCCGCGGATGCCATAAAGTGCCACGACCCAGCGGGGGCGCGTCTCAAGGGGCGATCCCAAAAGCGCCACCCACCCCGCCAAGGGGCGCACGACAAAGATCAATGCCAGCACGATCACCGCGCCGGCGAGGGTCAGATCGGCCAGCAAGGTGGGCAGCACCGCGCCGATTGCCACCAGCAGCAGCGCCGTCAGCGCGTGTTCAACGGCAGCGGTAAAGTCATGCAAACGGCGGTGGAATTCGTGGTCTGCCTCAACCCGCCGGATCACCAGACCGGCCACTGCCACGGCGATAAAGCCATAGCCTTCGACCAGTTCCGTGGTGCCATAGCACAAAAGCACGCCCGCCAAGGCCACCACGCCCGAGGAAGTCTCGGCCAAAACCGCCTTACGCGGCACGACGAACAAGACCTGCCCCAAGGCCCAACCGCCCGCCGCACCCATCGCGGTGCCGACAGCGATGCGCCAAAAGACATCGCGCGCCAACCACTCGACGCCCCAAGACGCCGGGGCCAGCCCTTCTGCCGCGACCAATATCCCAAGGTAGACAAAGGGGAACGCCAAACCGTCGTTCAGCGCCGCCTCGGTCGTCAGGGCAAAGCGCACAGGATGCTCGCCCCCCTCTTGCGGCGGGCCAACCTGCACGTCCGCGGCCAGCACGGGATCGGTCGGGGCCATCACTGCGCCCAGCAAAATGGCCCCGGCAGCGGTCATCCCGGCAAACGCCCAGCCCATCACCGCGACCGATAGGATCGTCAGCGGCATCGTCAGGGCCAAAAGCCGCGCCGTAGGCCCCCAGCGGGACCAGTCCGAAAGCTTGTCAATCCGCAGCCCCGTCGCAAACAGAGCAACGATCACGCAAAGCTCCGATACGATCTCCCAAGGGAAAGGATACGCGCGTGGGTCAGGAAAAGCTGGCATGCCGGGGACAAGCGCAAAGATCCCCATGCCTAAAAGGATCAAAAGCCCCGATGCCGCGGGCTCACGTCGGCTGACGAAGCGCGGCAGCCAATGGGCGAGGATCACGACCATCCCGACGGCTCCCAAAGCGATATGATAGCCGTCTAGGGCGAAAAAGCTGCCGTCGCTCACTGCAAATTCCCGTTTTCTGGTCAGGGCTTTGACCCCGCATTAGCATCAAAGGTATCTTGGCCCGACGGCATTGCCAGTCATAGCTGCCGGAAATCGCCCCGCGCCCGGCCAAAGACAAAGGCGCGCCCGTATTGGACGCGCCCTGCAAAGCGATCTGTTATGCCTAAGGCGGCGTTTAGCTGCCCATCGTCTCAACATAAGAAGTGTCGATCAGCGTCTCTAGCGTGATGTCGGCATCAACCAGCCCTTCGGACTGGAACCACTCCAACTGATCCCGCACCGAAGCAACATTGAGCATCGCACCTTCGTTCAGGCGCATGGTGCCATTGATGATCGACGGCGCTGCCTTGTCGCGCGGGCGGTCGGTGTAGACGTATTTATGGATCAGATCGACCATTTCATCCACGCCCGCATCACCGCCGTCCTTGGCGATCATCGCGGCGTTATAATCGGCCACGCCCTTGGAATACCCGGCGAGGAAATTCTTGGTCATTTCCTGCTCATCACTGGCGTTCTTGGTCGAGGTAAAGACCGTGGTGACCTGATAATCCGGCAGATAAGTCGCCACATCGCCGATGATATGCACGGCACCTGAGCCTGCCAGCGGCTTGGCGATATGCGGCACGATGGACCAGGCATCAATCTGCCCCGTCTTCAGCGCGCCAATGACTGCGCCGACCTTTTGCAGCGGTTTGAATTTGAGGCTGATCCCCTCGGCCGCGGCCATTTTGGCGCCCATATAGTGGAAGGACGACCCGGCCTGCGTCATGCCAAAGCTTTTGCCATCCAGCATGCCCGGTTCGGTAATCCCCGCCTGATAGGCGGCGTCGGAGACAAGAAACTTCTGCCCGTCGATGCCCTGCTCTTCTTGCAACGCGCCACCGATAACCTTGACCGCGCCCTTTTGTGCCAAGGACACCAGACCGCCGGAGATCGCCGTTACAGCATAGTCCACATCTCCGCTGGCAATCGCCACGGCCATCGGTTGCGCCGCCTCAAAGAACCGCAGCTCAACGTCGAGCCCGGCCTCTTTGAAATAGTCCCGCTCAAAAGCGACAAAGCTGCCCGCGTGGCTGGTGAAACGCAGCGCGCCCACGGTGATCTTGCGGTTCTGCGCCAGTGCCGGAGCAGCCAGCCCCACGGCCGTTGCAGCGCCCAAAGTTGCGATGGCCTGACGGCGGTTGAATAGGGTCATGATTTC
Protein-coding sequences here:
- a CDS encoding aspartate aminotransferase family protein codes for the protein MTMINAYDSAQADALSPADRALIDRRAKALGPAYRLFYDQPLHIQRSEGVWLWDKDGRKYLDAYNNVASVGHCHPRVVEAITQQLGVLNTHTRYLHENVVAYAERLLATMPDALGHVMFTCTGSEANDIALRMARSYTRREGVIVTRLAYHGLTEAVAELSPSLGDFTPRSPRIRLIDAPDTLRIPAAEQGAKLAADLAQAIAEMRADGIEPAAFIVDTVFSSDGLHPDPAGFLQPAVELIRAEGGLFIADEVQAGFARTGDAFWGFQRHGLVPDLVTMGKPMGNGFPLSGTAMRPELVKEFGEKARYFNTFGGNPVAAAAGMAVLDVIADEGLQNNSAKVGGFLKDGLQEIATRYPEIGHVRGAGLFLAVECVTSRETNAPDAARAKFVVNHLRENGVLISATGPGANILKIRPPLVLQQAEAQVFLDAVEVALAAAGAEGS
- a CDS encoding lytic transglycosylase domain-containing protein gives rise to the protein MRVWFIITALVWAQAAWSEPPDRQCSSTKWGQSHCIRSAHFVYDTCNAIAVFSERHGLNTDFFARLIWQESRFDPNALSHANARGIAQFIPSTAALRGLNDPYNAADALEHSAQYLAEMSRRYGNEGLAAIGYNGGERRVEGFLQGGGLAGETIAYVPIITGSDAEIWRDAPPKNPDFRLSKTEDFLPACYAMGKGRRLTPLKLPEPPLKSWGVQIAFGKSKTLAQAAYARRVALCPSTLAGERADYIKVKHRASGQKGFVMARVGRNSRTAADKLCKTVRASGCPCAVYANN
- a CDS encoding cation:proton antiporter, which translates into the protein MALAETAGLAPVLAFALVGALGVGSQWLAWRLRMPSIVLMLLAGLIVGPVLGILNPAEQFGDMLGPVIAIAVAIILFEGGITLNFHTLRDAATGVKRLVVLGAPLGWLASALTLHFVAGLSWATSAVFGGIMIVTGPTVIAPLLRQAKLQKRPAALLQWEAIVNDPVGALAAVLAFQVVMVLETASSAGGAAQELAIGIAVATLLGIAGGWGIARAFRLAYVPEYMKVPVLFVVLLAVFALADFVLHESGLLAVTIMGIWIANAHLPSYTELRRFKEQATVLLVSGVFILLAANMSWAALRSLDMTALLFVLAVILIARPLPVLIALAFSDVPWRERLLVAFTGPRGVVLVAVAGLFGERLVEIGITDAASIAPLAFALVAATVVLHGFTLTPLARLLGLTASASPGVIILGGSRWSVALAEALKKMDLQVIIADPNHAHLRSARDAGVQTYFGDILSKEAEERLDLVAYDKIICATDNDAYNTLVATDLAPEFGRENVFQLKRVRESSARHALPATLGGQAIGGDKTYFEANALISDGWEFRVTGLSEEFTLEQWRVKNPEAIPIAELEKGGEPRFLRPDSAPRNTTDVELLSLSPPKPVQRDS
- a CDS encoding copper chaperone PCu(A)C, whose protein sequence is MKTFYTAVLAALLALPAAAHEYTAGDIVVDHPMAFETPKTARVGGGYLTITNGGDTADRLVSITAEGFDEVSIHETTTDDMGVARMSHVDGVELLAGETVTLVPGGLHIMFMGLDGDPFEVGEKIPATLTFEKAGTLDVTFNVESRRGHNADEMEHSNHEMNH
- a CDS encoding ABC transporter permease, encoding MVEMTDANAREVTFRGGGFQPGTRRGVGLAVFVVLILLAEWGTRSDFISALTLPRPSDVLLTFQELYQSGMLFKHLGPSLSRLAIGALIGASLGIGIGVLIGLFSLARAGLVPLVAAIFPIPKIALLPLFVIWFGIDEMSKYALIAFGTFTPTVVATYAAVDNVDRVLIRMGQSFGLGWWSIVSKIVVPGAMPGILSGLRISLTIAIILLVAAEMLGAEYGIGAYILQAGSLYDLERLFAGVVILSLLGVAVSSVVAAIERRVLSWRV
- a CDS encoding ABC transporter ATP-binding protein, with amino-acid sequence MDLKLSSVSHYYGDSQVLRDITLDIPSGQIVCIVGPSGCGKSTLLRMLGGLERPSEGRVLQMGDAPEGCLNPLTYIFQDFALLPWRTVRGNVALVLEDHGLGKAQREAIIADVLARTKLTDFADALPKQLSGGMKQRVAIARALAVNPAVMLMDEPLSALDSQTRELLMDDLVALWTRQPFTAVYVTHNLAEAVRLGHKIVVLSRRPGEIREVVELDMPLAERRHGDPVLEAQQQHLWGLMRDEAAAADAELIDG
- a CDS encoding cation:proton antiporter — encoded protein: MSDGSFFALDGYHIALGAVGMVVILAHWLPRFVSRREPAASGLLILLGMGIFALVPGMPAFPDPRAYPFPWEIVSELCVIVALFATGLRIDKLSDWSRWGPTARLLALTMPLTILSVAVMGWAFAGMTAAGAILLGAVMAPTDPVLAADVQVGPPQEGGEHPVRFALTTEAALNDGLAFPFVYLGILVAAEGLAPASWGVEWLARDVFWRIAVGTAMGAAGGWALGQVLFVVPRKAVLAETSSGVVALAGVLLCYGTTELVEGYGFIAVAVAGLVIRRVEADHEFHRRLHDFTAAVEHALTALLLVAIGAVLPTLLADLTLAGAVIVLALIFVVRPLAGWVALLGSPLETRPRWVVALYGIRGIGSIYYLAYAAGKVEFLDEEPLWAMVGFAILVSTLVHGFTAGIAVDGLSSKEGEQP
- a CDS encoding ABC transporter substrate-binding protein; the encoded protein is MTLFNRRQAIATLGAATAVGLAAPALAQNRKITVGALRFTSHAGSFVAFERDYFKEAGLDVELRFFEAAQPMAVAIASGDVDYAVTAISGGLVSLAQKGAVKVIGGALQEEQGIDGQKFLVSDAAYQAGITEPGMLDGKSFGMTQAGSSFHYMGAKMAAAEGISLKFKPLQKVGAVIGALKTGQIDAWSIVPHIAKPLAGSGAVHIIGDVATYLPDYQVTTVFTSTKNASDEQEMTKNFLAGYSKGVADYNAAMIAKDGGDAGVDEMVDLIHKYVYTDRPRDKAAPSIINGTMRLNEGAMLNVASVRDQLEWFQSEGLVDADITLETLIDTSYVETMGS